A single Falco naumanni isolate bFalNau1 chromosome 20, bFalNau1.pat, whole genome shotgun sequence DNA region contains:
- the LOC121079977 gene encoding putative small proline-rich protein 5, translating to MCSRRSCHSHETSCHESHSPCHDSGPSCHDSRPSCHYTIQRQPVQKYNYVTPCCPPVQTYCPPVQRYCPPMQSYCPPVQRYCPPAPYCPQYTKNICKLPPTYPKY from the coding sequence ATGTGCTCCCGCAGGTCCTGCCACAGCCACGAAACCTCCTGCCACGAATCCCACTCCCCCTGCCATGACTCGGGGCCCTCCTGCCACGACTCCCGGCCCTCCTGCCATTACACCATCCAGAGGCAGCCCGTGCAGAAGTACAACTACGTGAcgccctgctgcccccccgtGCAGACCTATTGCCCCCCTGTGCAGCGCTATTGCCCCCCCATGCAGAGCTATTGCCCCCCTGTGCAGCGCTattgccccccagccccctacTGCCCCCAGTACACCAAGAACATCTGCAAGCTGCCACCGACGTACCCCAAGTACTAG